In Vagococcus hydrophili, one DNA window encodes the following:
- a CDS encoding ECF transporter S component has translation MRKSKTEKMVVAALLASFSYLLLLVEIPVLPGFNWLKLDFSDVPILIGTFVLGPIGGIVIAFIRSTLNFVLRGGDILSLIGNITGFLASVIMLLPIYLMMKKETSNKNLVTGMTISTIALTIFMSIANYFVITPLYMYVAGMNFGMPIKEMVLYGIVPFNLFKGLAVSVVFFVTYKKLVPVIEKRMAFVKN, from the coding sequence ATGAGAAAAAGCAAGACAGAAAAAATGGTGGTCGCAGCGTTATTAGCTTCATTTTCGTATTTATTATTATTGGTAGAAATACCTGTTTTACCAGGATTTAACTGGTTAAAACTAGATTTCAGCGATGTTCCAATTTTGATTGGAACGTTTGTATTAGGACCGATAGGAGGAATTGTGATAGCTTTCATTCGCTCAACGCTTAATTTTGTATTGCGTGGTGGAGACATTTTGAGTTTGATTGGAAATATAACCGGCTTTTTAGCATCAGTTATTATGCTGTTACCAATCTACCTAATGATGAAAAAAGAAACGAGTAATAAAAATTTGGTTACAGGTATGACGATCAGTACAATCGCTTTGACGATTTTTATGTCAATCGCTAATTACTTTGTCATTACCCCACTCTATATGTATGTAGCAGGAATGAATTTTGGTATGCCAATAAAGGAAATGGTTTTATATGGAATAGTTCCATTTAATTTATTTAAAGGATTAGCAGTGAGTGTAGTCTTTTTTGTAACATATAAAAAATTGGTTCCAGTCATTGAAAAAAGAATGGCCTTTGTGAAAAATTAG
- a CDS encoding helix-turn-helix domain-containing protein, with protein MTYYHHFILHCFESKQPMRVSTLYHLLKGKRTTSILSYAYFYDLLEYFNLFSKQQESSYLKTIQELIQNGYLEVLEEGVVQITDEGLLLLINQKAKPNLSSLNQLKYYKWDLKYWQRLLFVTQVISEKSFKEKNYVPIENNVFRQQQLKRWLKKQDEKIIENIYDEWRFIADQLPKDDQIYIFKQLVGHEHVGQTFQQITENQETDLIFSYLEFKNILHEMIELIEEFQDKLPIFFGMMGEEKQLLKEESYLVTKKIYEKTQSVREVAQVRNLKESTITDHLLESFLISTSKEEIILNESLNRQILDKFRVEQPDFRRWRFSDVRKEMPNLSFYEFKMYQFFLVEQEKVL; from the coding sequence ATGACATACTATCATCACTTTATTTTGCATTGCTTTGAATCGAAACAACCAATGCGAGTATCAACATTATATCATTTATTAAAAGGTAAAAGAACTACCTCTATTCTGTCTTATGCGTACTTTTATGATTTACTAGAGTATTTCAATTTATTTTCAAAACAGCAAGAAAGCTCTTATTTAAAAACAATTCAGGAATTAATTCAAAATGGTTACTTGGAGGTTTTAGAAGAGGGTGTGGTACAAATAACGGACGAAGGATTGTTATTACTAATTAATCAAAAAGCAAAGCCAAATCTTTCCTCACTTAATCAGTTGAAATATTATAAATGGGATTTAAAATATTGGCAACGCCTTCTATTTGTGACGCAAGTGATTTCTGAAAAATCATTTAAGGAAAAAAACTATGTTCCAATTGAAAACAATGTGTTTAGACAACAACAATTAAAACGTTGGTTGAAGAAACAAGATGAAAAAATTATCGAAAATATTTACGATGAGTGGCGATTTATAGCAGATCAATTGCCTAAAGATGATCAGATATATATTTTTAAACAACTTGTTGGACATGAACATGTAGGTCAGACATTTCAGCAGATAACAGAGAATCAAGAAACTGATTTAATTTTCTCTTATCTTGAATTCAAAAATATTCTACATGAGATGATAGAATTAATAGAAGAGTTCCAAGATAAACTGCCAATTTTTTTCGGAATGATGGGGGAGGAAAAGCAATTATTAAAAGAGGAAAGTTATTTAGTCACTAAAAAAATATATGAAAAGACTCAATCTGTGAGAGAAGTTGCTCAGGTTAGAAATCTTAAAGAAAGCACCATAACTGATCATTTATTAGAGTCATTTTTAATTTCGACGAGTAAAGAAGAAATTATTTTAAATGAATCATTAAATAGACAAATATTAGATAAATTTAGAGTAGAGCAACCTGATTTTAGAAGATGGCGATTCTCAGATGTACGAAAAGAGATGCCAAACCTTAGTTTCTATGAATTTAAAATGTATCAATTCTTTCTAGTGGAACAGGAGAAGGTATTATGA
- a CDS encoding acyltransferase family protein — translation MNKRKYITGIDGLRSIAVIGVILYHLIPGKMPGGYLGVALFFVISGYLMTDILLNQWENRGKIGLKSFYFKRARRIYPSLIMMFVIAGSSFVFLSKDLLQNLKQIFSTSLLNINNIWQIFNGSSYFDRFGNESAFTHLWSLSIEGQFYLLWPIILALLIFKRKDYVLLKNFILAGIVISGVLMAVIYQPESINRVYYGTDTRIFSILMGAYLALFLREKEELIAKMDDKSKLGIFIISLVSVIIGLILIKDNWSFTYRGGMFLFSLCSTILLGIVIVSAQANKALTNPLFKWIGTRSYEIYLWQFPVMIVYEKTIKWNGDHSFLHLIIQLVLILLLSEVTYRVVQLLVYEVNWKNSDLDGKNRLEQLTQTLNGKLAVGVIMVFTLVFVYGMAIAPSGRTEESIALQKKLEKNKELINKPKTSETKPSETKSSTKESSETKETTENSTQENGLVTLTATESEFLKEKKISAIGDSLLLSAAPEIQKVFPSNFIDAEVGRQFMNSEDAFKKANKDDKLGDIVLVVLGTNGSFSSSDVDNVMKEVGKRPVFFVNTMVQKPWQKTVNTELEKTAERFDNAHVIDWKKYSEGYSNWFDGDNVHLTPDGADIFANFVGKEIYDTLK, via the coding sequence ATGAATAAAAGAAAATATATTACAGGGATAGATGGACTGCGCTCAATTGCAGTCATAGGTGTGATTCTCTACCATTTGATACCAGGTAAAATGCCTGGTGGTTACTTAGGGGTGGCGTTGTTTTTTGTTATATCAGGTTATTTAATGACTGATATATTACTGAATCAATGGGAAAATAGAGGAAAGATTGGTTTAAAGAGTTTTTATTTTAAACGCGCAAGAAGAATTTATCCATCACTAATCATGATGTTTGTTATAGCAGGCAGTAGCTTTGTCTTTTTATCTAAAGATTTACTCCAAAATTTGAAACAGATATTTTCAACAAGTCTATTAAATATCAATAATATTTGGCAAATTTTTAATGGATCTTCGTATTTTGATCGATTTGGTAATGAATCAGCCTTTACTCATTTATGGTCCTTGTCAATAGAAGGGCAGTTCTATCTTTTATGGCCAATAATTCTCGCGCTACTCATTTTCAAGAGAAAAGACTATGTTTTGTTAAAGAATTTTATTTTAGCGGGGATTGTTATCTCTGGAGTACTAATGGCTGTCATCTATCAACCAGAGAGTATTAACCGAGTGTATTACGGAACGGATACAAGAATTTTTTCAATTTTAATGGGAGCTTATCTAGCACTGTTTTTACGAGAAAAAGAAGAATTAATAGCAAAAATGGATGATAAATCTAAGCTAGGTATTTTTATTATTTCTCTTGTTTCGGTTATCATCGGTTTAATCCTTATTAAAGATAATTGGAGCTTTACTTATCGTGGAGGAATGTTTTTATTCAGTTTATGTAGTACGATTTTATTAGGAATTGTGATTGTTAGTGCGCAAGCTAATAAAGCTCTAACGAACCCTTTGTTTAAATGGATTGGTACTAGAAGTTACGAAATTTATTTATGGCAGTTCCCAGTAATGATTGTTTATGAGAAAACAATCAAATGGAATGGAGATCATAGTTTCCTTCATTTGATTATCCAGTTGGTTTTAATCTTATTATTATCCGAAGTGACTTACCGAGTGGTTCAACTACTTGTTTATGAAGTTAATTGGAAAAACTCAGATTTGGATGGAAAAAATCGTTTAGAACAGTTAACCCAAACGTTAAATGGAAAACTAGCTGTTGGTGTTATTATGGTGTTTACTCTTGTTTTTGTGTATGGAATGGCGATTGCTCCTTCTGGTAGAACAGAAGAAAGTATTGCTCTTCAAAAGAAATTAGAAAAGAATAAAGAATTAATTAATAAGCCAAAAACAAGTGAAACAAAACCTTCAGAAACGAAAAGCTCTACTAAAGAATCATCTGAAACGAAAGAAACAACGGAAAATTCAACTCAGGAAAATGGTTTAGTGACATTAACAGCAACTGAAAGTGAATTCTTGAAAGAAAAGAAAATCAGTGCTATTGGGGATTCACTGCTGTTAAGTGCAGCCCCAGAAATTCAGAAGGTTTTTCCTAGTAACTTTATTGATGCTGAAGTGGGTAGACAATTCATGAACAGTGAGGATGCCTTCAAAAAAGCAAATAAAGATGACAAATTAGGTGACATTGTTTTAGTCGTTTTAGGAACAAATGGCAGCTTTTCTTCTAGTGATGTTGATAATGTGATGAAAGAGGTCGGAAAAAGACCAGTCTTTTTTGTTAATACCATGGTTCAAAAGCCTTGGCAAAAAACAGTTAATACAGAATTAGAAAAAACTGCTGAGCGTTTTGACAATGCTCATGTCATTGATTGGAAAAAATATTCGGAAGGTTATAGTAACTGGTTTGATGGCGATAATGTCCATCTAACGCCAGATGGAGCAGATATTTTCGCTAACTTTGTTGGAAAAGAAATCTATGATACGTTAAAATAA
- the xerD gene encoding site-specific tyrosine recombinase XerD → MKDEIQEYLHYLKIERGLSENTIQSYQRDLNQYAFFINERQIDSLDAIDRYTVLDFLEQLKNTGKSSATIIRMVSTLRKYHQFLRQERFTDNDPMQHIDTPKKAQKLPKTLSIKEVEKIIEAPDTTTCLGIRDRAILEVMYATGLRVTELISLKLDDLHLSLGLLQTIGKGDKERIIPLGDVAIKWIEIYLEKSRPELLAKNTKEKPTVLFLNYKGEGFSRQGIWKNLKVYVTQAGIEKEVTPHTLRHSFATHLLENGADLRVVQELLGHADISTTQIYTHISKKRMADVYKMHFPRA, encoded by the coding sequence ATGAAAGACGAAATACAAGAGTATCTGCATTATTTAAAAATTGAAAGAGGTCTATCTGAAAATACCATCCAGAGCTATCAAAGAGATTTGAATCAATACGCTTTTTTTATAAATGAGAGACAAATCGATTCTCTAGATGCTATTGATAGATATACTGTCCTTGATTTTTTAGAACAGCTTAAAAATACAGGAAAATCATCAGCTACGATTATACGAATGGTTTCTACTTTGAGAAAATACCATCAGTTTTTAAGACAAGAACGATTTACCGATAATGACCCGATGCAGCATATTGATACACCTAAAAAAGCGCAAAAATTACCTAAGACGCTCTCGATTAAAGAAGTAGAAAAAATAATCGAAGCACCAGACACAACAACTTGTCTTGGTATTCGCGACCGTGCGATTTTAGAAGTAATGTACGCCACAGGGCTTAGGGTAACGGAATTAATTTCTCTTAAATTAGATGATTTGCATCTATCATTGGGGTTACTTCAAACCATTGGTAAAGGTGATAAAGAACGCATTATACCTTTAGGGGACGTTGCGATTAAATGGATTGAAATTTATTTAGAAAAATCAAGACCAGAATTACTAGCTAAAAATACAAAGGAAAAACCAACTGTCCTCTTTTTGAATTATAAGGGTGAAGGTTTTTCAAGACAAGGTATTTGGAAGAATTTAAAGGTTTATGTGACACAAGCAGGCATTGAAAAAGAAGTAACCCCTCATACATTGAGACACAGCTTTGCTACTCATCTATTAGAGAATGGGGCAGATTTAAGAGTTGTCCAAGAGTTATTGGGTCATGCCGATATTTCAACGACGCAAATATATACGCATATTAGTAAAAAAAGAATGGCTGACGTTTACAAAATGCACTTTCCAAGAGCATAG
- a CDS encoding segregation/condensation protein A, translated as MKELNVKLEIFEGPLDLLLHLIKTLEIDIYDIPISEITEQYMIYIRSMQELDLELAGEYIVMAATLMSIKSKTLLPKVEVDLSEMGEYEDGIDPRDQLVAQLLEYRKFKYAATLLKDKEVERGKYYTKEATNLEDYRQETIPLEPNEITTIDLFLAFNDIINRQKELGPDTASILTEEYTIEDKINEIIGKLFRQNSHDGVRFESLFNLFTRNEIVTTFLALLELVKSGEVIAKQACKEEPIILFRKNEMEEVSHGSL; from the coding sequence ATGAAAGAATTAAACGTAAAATTAGAAATATTTGAAGGTCCATTGGATTTATTACTTCATTTAATTAAAACATTGGAGATTGATATCTATGATATCCCTATCTCTGAAATAACAGAGCAATACATGATTTATATCAGGTCGATGCAGGAATTAGATTTAGAGCTTGCCGGTGAATATATTGTCATGGCAGCTACCTTAATGTCGATTAAGAGTAAGACCTTGCTCCCTAAAGTGGAAGTTGATTTATCTGAGATGGGTGAGTACGAGGATGGAATTGATCCAAGAGACCAATTAGTAGCTCAATTATTAGAGTACCGTAAATTTAAATATGCAGCGACACTTCTTAAAGATAAAGAAGTAGAGCGAGGAAAATATTATACAAAAGAAGCCACTAATTTAGAAGATTATCGTCAAGAAACAATTCCGCTGGAGCCAAACGAAATAACAACGATTGATTTGTTCTTAGCCTTTAATGATATTATTAATCGACAAAAAGAGTTGGGACCAGATACTGCGAGTATTTTAACGGAAGAGTATACAATAGAAGATAAAATCAATGAAATTATTGGTAAGTTATTTAGACAAAATAGTCATGACGGGGTCCGTTTTGAATCATTATTCAACCTGTTTACTCGAAATGAGATTGTGACAACTTTTTTAGCGCTCTTAGAATTAGTAAAATCAGGAGAAGTAATTGCTAAACAAGCCTGTAAAGAAGAACCAATTATTTTGTTTAGAAAAAATGAAATGGAAGAGGTTAGTCATGGAAGTCTTTAG
- a CDS encoding DNA-3-methyladenine glycosylase I yields the protein MDNLKCSWATRSELELIYHDEQWGFPLLDDDLLFEMLILETMQAGLSWTTILNKRAGMKLAFDNFDPKIIQNYDDQKIEALLSNEMIIRNKLKVKATVSNATAFLKIVEEYGSFNQFIWAYVNFTPIQTTAKTMSDVPNFTPLAEKISKDLKKKGFKFIGPTTVYAFMQSIGMVNDHVITCPIHEKAKKAATHLN from the coding sequence ATGGATAATTTGAAATGTTCCTGGGCAACGCGAAGTGAATTAGAACTAATTTATCATGATGAGCAGTGGGGATTTCCTCTTCTTGATGATGACTTACTTTTTGAAATGTTAATTCTTGAAACGATGCAAGCAGGACTTAGTTGGACAACCATTTTAAATAAACGAGCTGGTATGAAACTAGCTTTTGATAATTTTGATCCTAAAATCATTCAAAACTATGATGATCAAAAAATCGAAGCCTTACTTTCTAATGAAATGATTATTCGAAATAAATTAAAAGTTAAAGCGACTGTTTCCAATGCTACTGCTTTTTTAAAAATTGTTGAAGAATATGGTAGTTTTAATCAGTTCATTTGGGCATATGTTAACTTTACACCAATTCAAACGACTGCCAAAACAATGAGTGATGTCCCAAACTTTACACCACTTGCTGAAAAAATATCAAAAGACTTAAAAAAAAAAGGCTTTAAATTTATTGGACCAACTACAGTCTATGCGTTCATGCAAAGTATTGGCATGGTGAATGACCACGTTATCACCTGTCCTATTCATGAAAAAGCAAAAAAAGCAGCAACTCACTTAAACTGA
- the cmk gene encoding (d)CMP kinase has translation MTKSIQVAIDGPASAGKSTVAKILAKKRGYIYCDTGAMYRALTLSALENKADLDSETELESLLETITISFKQKEDGQHVYLNEQDVTDEIRVSDVTNAVSKVSAYKTIREEMVNRQQKITSSNSIVMDGRDIGTVVLPNADLKIFLVASVEERAERRYKENLSKGIQTDFETLKKEIADRDHYDSNRKNSPLVQAEDAILVDTSGLTIPEVVQKIEKELKTFL, from the coding sequence ATGACAAAAAGTATTCAAGTAGCAATTGATGGTCCAGCATCAGCAGGGAAAAGTACGGTAGCTAAAATCTTAGCTAAAAAAAGAGGCTATATTTATTGTGATACAGGAGCTATGTATCGTGCCTTAACATTATCTGCTTTAGAAAATAAAGCGGATTTGGATTCTGAAACTGAATTAGAAAGCTTATTAGAGACTATTACTATCAGCTTTAAACAAAAAGAAGATGGGCAACATGTTTATTTAAATGAACAAGACGTGACAGATGAAATAAGAGTAAGTGACGTCACAAATGCTGTGTCTAAAGTTTCGGCTTATAAAACAATCAGAGAAGAAATGGTTAATAGACAACAAAAAATCACCTCTTCTAATAGTATTGTCATGGATGGTCGTGATATTGGTACAGTGGTCTTACCCAATGCTGATTTAAAAATATTTTTAGTGGCAAGTGTAGAAGAACGAGCAGAAAGACGCTATAAAGAAAATCTTTCAAAAGGCATTCAAACTGATTTTGAAACATTAAAAAAAGAAATTGCTGATCGTGATCACTATGATTCAAATCGAAAAAATTCACCTTTAGTTCAAGCGGAAGATGCGATTTTAGTTGATACATCAGGCTTAACAATTCCAGAAGTGGTTCAGAAAATAGAAAAAGAGTTGAAAACATTTTTATAA
- a CDS encoding pseudouridine synthase, with the protein MERLQKVLAHCGVASRRKSEQMIQEGRVSVNGKRVTELGVKVGSNDQIEVDGVPVYQEQHVYYLFYKPRGVISAVKDDKDRTVVTDYFPSVSERIFPVGRLDYDTSGLLLLTNDGEFANILTHPSHEVPKTYVAKIKGCPTPEELRPLTKGLKIDGRKTAPARYKVISNDHVKKTSVIELVIHEGRNHQVKKMFEMIKFPVIKLKREKMGSLELTGLRPGQYRELSKKEVSQILVEAKG; encoded by the coding sequence ATGGAAAGATTACAAAAAGTACTAGCACATTGTGGAGTAGCTTCACGAAGAAAATCAGAGCAAATGATTCAAGAAGGTCGTGTTTCAGTTAATGGAAAAAGAGTGACTGAATTAGGCGTTAAAGTTGGAAGTAATGATCAAATCGAAGTAGATGGCGTACCAGTGTATCAAGAACAACATGTTTACTACTTATTTTATAAACCAAGAGGTGTTATATCAGCAGTAAAAGATGACAAAGACAGAACAGTGGTAACTGATTATTTCCCAAGTGTTAGTGAAAGGATTTTCCCTGTAGGACGTTTGGATTATGACACATCAGGTTTGCTTTTATTAACCAATGATGGTGAATTTGCTAATATTTTAACCCACCCAAGTCACGAAGTACCTAAGACGTATGTTGCTAAAATTAAAGGATGCCCTACACCAGAAGAGCTTAGACCTTTAACAAAAGGGTTGAAAATTGATGGACGTAAAACAGCCCCAGCAAGATATAAAGTAATCTCAAATGATCATGTGAAGAAAACTAGCGTTATTGAATTAGTTATTCATGAAGGGCGTAATCACCAAGTTAAAAAAATGTTTGAAATGATTAAGTTCCCAGTTATTAAGTTAAAGCGTGAAAAAATGGGTAGCTTAGAGTTAACAGGATTAAGACCAGGTCAATACAGAGAGCTAAGCAAAAAAGAAGTTAGCCAAATTTTAGTAGAAGCTAAAGGTTAA
- a CDS encoding Fur family transcriptional regulator — translation MENTMESLIRIKKKLHEASYKLTPQRETTVLVLLENEKDHLSAEEIYMLAKLKAPDIGLATVYRTLEMLTELKILDKISFTDGLARYDMRKEGAKHFHHHLLCLECGDIEEVEDDLLIEVEQVVEDRFKFKVTDHRLTFHGVCHRCLDKK, via the coding sequence ATGGAAAATACTATGGAGTCATTAATTAGAATTAAGAAAAAACTACACGAAGCGAGTTACAAGTTGACACCGCAAAGAGAAACAACTGTGCTAGTTTTATTAGAAAATGAGAAAGACCATCTATCAGCAGAAGAAATTTATATGTTAGCTAAGTTAAAAGCACCAGATATTGGTCTTGCCACAGTCTATAGAACATTAGAAATGCTGACAGAATTAAAAATATTAGATAAGATCAGCTTTACAGATGGGCTTGCCCGATATGATATGAGAAAAGAAGGTGCAAAGCATTTTCATCATCATTTATTATGTTTGGAATGCGGAGATATCGAAGAAGTAGAAGATGATTTGCTTATTGAAGTAGAACAAGTTGTCGAAGATCGCTTTAAATTCAAAGTAACAGATCACCGATTAACGTTCCATGGTGTTTGTCATCGCTGTCTAGATAAAAAATAA
- a CDS encoding ferredoxin, whose translation MLCKIIPKKCIACGLCQIKAPNIFDYHDNGIVKLSDSDETEFQIGTDVPEDLLNAYKACPTRAIVIEK comes from the coding sequence ATGTTATGTAAAATTATACCAAAAAAATGTATTGCATGCGGTCTTTGTCAAATTAAAGCACCTAATATTTTTGATTACCACGACAACGGAATTGTAAAGTTAAGTGACTCTGACGAGACAGAATTTCAGATTGGCACAGACGTCCCAGAAGATCTTCTAAACGCATATAAAGCTTGTCCGACACGAGCGATTGTTATTGAAAAATAA
- a CDS encoding RecQ family ATP-dependent DNA helicase gives MTVIKEILQLKFGFEEFKIGQEETIEALLRKENTFTILPTGTGKSLCYQLPSYLFEGHTIIVSPLISLMEDQVAQLREMGEKSVIALNSTLDYSSKQYVLSHLHEFKFIFISPETLNQKEVLNQFLNLKISLFVIDEAHCISEWGHDFRPSYLELKTILKKLNHPLTLALTATATTSVAKDIENEIFSSGKITRFSYSVNRENIFYKVQSCEDKVEYLQEFLSDKNIPGIVYFSSKKEAERVSSILNSSLPYPVAFYHGDVSATDRMKIQQQFIKDDIRVLCATSAFGMGVNKKNVRFVIHYHLPDSLENYVQESGRAGRDGKQSISILLYQPGDERIHYYLQEESFNQKRDLLFLKDKTKEELQKYETILTDIQKKWLTQLENNDWDWELFERNLNLKQFEKKSKTIRMSEYINSSICRRQFILNYFSDTYQKIEQPICCDVCQEELPELHSNVEEFDEEKKELNSKEILKKLFLI, from the coding sequence ATGACAGTTATTAAAGAAATATTACAATTAAAATTTGGATTTGAAGAGTTTAAGATAGGTCAAGAAGAAACAATTGAAGCGCTACTGAGAAAAGAAAATACATTTACTATTCTACCAACTGGAACAGGGAAATCCTTATGTTATCAATTACCAAGTTATTTATTTGAGGGACATACGATTATTGTGTCACCTTTGATTTCTTTAATGGAAGACCAAGTCGCTCAACTTAGAGAAATGGGAGAAAAATCAGTGATTGCTCTGAATAGTACCTTAGATTACTCTTCTAAACAGTACGTGTTATCCCACTTACATGAATTTAAGTTTATCTTCATTAGTCCAGAAACCTTGAATCAAAAAGAGGTGTTGAATCAATTCCTGAACTTAAAGATTAGCTTGTTCGTTATTGACGAGGCACATTGTATCTCGGAGTGGGGGCATGATTTTAGGCCAAGTTACCTTGAGTTAAAAACAATTTTAAAGAAGCTCAATCATCCTTTAACCCTTGCATTAACAGCGACAGCCACAACATCTGTGGCAAAAGATATTGAGAATGAAATCTTCTCTTCTGGGAAAATCACTCGTTTCTCATATTCCGTAAACCGTGAGAATATTTTCTATAAAGTCCAAAGCTGTGAAGATAAAGTAGAGTATTTACAGGAATTTTTATCAGATAAAAACATTCCAGGAATTGTATATTTCTCAAGTAAAAAAGAAGCTGAAAGAGTTTCTAGCATTTTAAACAGTAGCTTGCCTTATCCTGTTGCTTTCTATCACGGGGACGTATCGGCGACTGATCGAATGAAGATCCAGCAGCAATTTATAAAAGATGACATTAGAGTTCTTTGTGCAACGAGTGCCTTTGGAATGGGAGTTAATAAAAAAAACGTTCGATTTGTCATTCATTATCATTTGCCAGATAGTTTAGAAAACTATGTTCAAGAATCTGGACGAGCAGGTAGAGACGGAAAGCAAAGTATTTCGATATTACTTTATCAACCAGGAGATGAAAGGATTCATTACTATCTACAAGAAGAAAGTTTTAATCAAAAAAGAGATTTATTATTTTTAAAGGATAAGACAAAAGAAGAATTACAGAAATACGAAACTATTTTAACGGATATTCAAAAAAAATGGTTAACTCAATTAGAAAATAACGATTGGGACTGGGAATTATTTGAAAGGAATTTGAATCTAAAACAATTTGAGAAGAAAAGTAAAACAATCAGGATGAGTGAGTATATCAATAGCTCGATTTGCAGGCGTCAGTTTATATTAAATTATTTTAGTGATACCTATCAAAAAATTGAGCAGCCGATTTGCTGTGATGTCTGCCAAGAAGAATTACCAGAACTACATTCGAATGTTGAAGAGTTTGACGAGGAAAAAAAAGAACTAAATTCTAAAGAGATTCTAAAAAAATTATTTTTAATATAA
- a CDS encoding LysM peptidoglycan-binding domain-containing protein, whose product MSRKDNDKDQLNEKEPWDQPIYEGQEEHQEGQEVEDDGSSRTDRRVQEEGKNWYVIILVVLLFLIVLVPVSAILYFNMNTKMNEGKTANSSVVIEDSSKVAKKTSETKEKTSSSSTSSSSSSTSSSTSSSSSSSKAFADVEVSPGEAQNNQNNAANAQQGANTQQAAGGSSVSFGEGENISIWRIANNNGVTQEQIMQLNPGLDPQNIQPGQQIRIK is encoded by the coding sequence GTGAGTAGAAAAGATAACGATAAAGATCAATTAAACGAAAAAGAGCCTTGGGATCAACCCATATATGAAGGACAAGAAGAACACCAAGAAGGACAAGAAGTAGAAGACGATGGTAGTTCAAGAACTGACAGACGTGTTCAAGAAGAAGGTAAAAACTGGTATGTGATTATATTAGTTGTTCTATTATTCTTGATTGTTTTAGTTCCAGTATCAGCTATTCTATACTTCAATATGAATACTAAAATGAACGAAGGCAAAACAGCCAACAGTTCTGTTGTCATTGAAGATAGCTCAAAAGTAGCTAAAAAGACATCTGAGACGAAAGAAAAAACATCAAGCAGTTCAACTAGTTCATCAAGCAGCAGTACATCTTCAAGTACTTCATCAAGTTCATCATCATCAAAAGCTTTTGCTGATGTAGAAGTATCACCTGGTGAAGCACAAAATAACCAAAACAACGCAGCAAATGCGCAACAAGGTGCTAATACACAGCAAGCAGCTGGTGGCAGTTCAGTATCGTTTGGTGAAGGTGAAAACATTAGTATCTGGCGTATTGCTAATAATAATGGTGTAACGCAAGAACAAATTATGCAGTTAAATCCAGGGTTAGATCCACAAAATATCCAACCAGGACAACAAATTAGAATTAAATAA
- the scpB gene encoding SMC-Scp complex subunit ScpB, translated as MEVFSKIEALLFVAGNEGLTLNEIANILNKKTAPTYQLIVDLKENYNKDEQRAITILEVGEHFILSTKKEYAALLKLFAQSSINQNLSQAALECLSIVAYKQPITRAEIEELRGVQSSGSVQKLVARQLIEEKGRVEGPGRAILYGTTAYFFDYFGLKSIEELPTVDQLEVNAEKEIPNDLFFDRFKEQFEKIEEQGGN; from the coding sequence ATGGAAGTCTTTAGTAAAATCGAAGCGCTTCTGTTTGTCGCTGGAAACGAAGGGTTGACTTTGAATGAAATAGCCAATATTTTAAATAAGAAAACAGCGCCGACATATCAGTTAATAGTGGACTTAAAAGAAAATTATAATAAAGACGAACAACGAGCAATCACCATATTAGAAGTAGGAGAGCATTTTATTTTAAGTACTAAGAAAGAATATGCAGCACTACTGAAGCTTTTTGCACAGTCGTCTATCAATCAAAATTTATCGCAAGCAGCGTTAGAGTGTTTATCTATAGTTGCTTATAAACAACCAATAACACGAGCTGAAATCGAAGAATTAAGAGGGGTTCAATCCTCAGGTTCTGTCCAAAAATTAGTGGCACGCCAGTTAATTGAGGAAAAAGGACGAGTTGAAGGTCCTGGCCGAGCAATTCTTTATGGCACAACAGCCTACTTTTTTGATTACTTTGGTTTGAAATCAATCGAAGAATTACCGACAGTGGATCAATTAGAAGTAAATGCAGAAAAAGAAATACCAAACGATTTGTTTTTTGATCGATTTAAAGAACAATTTGAAAAAATAGAAGAACAGGGTGGGAATTAA